In Lachnospiraceae bacterium, one DNA window encodes the following:
- a CDS encoding Gfo/Idh/MocA family oxidoreductase yields the protein MKWGILATGTIARKFADTVNHMDPEAEKLIACASRNLEHGKAFAEKYGIPKVYGSYGEMMTDSEVEAVYIATPNNLHYENCRMCLEAGKHVLCEKPFTLSTEQAQELFDLAEEKGLFIMEAFWIRFLPAYDKLRAMLRDGVIGEVNRITSQFGFVAEGARRERKFKSELGGGALLDIGIYNLGFFHMITETAPEGFQSEVHMTEYGTDDYSEIELEYPGGCSGHCIQAIGKQLDRNARIEGSEGVITIADFQFLQEFTVQLKDGTSYIVKEPFKINGFEYEIAETSRCVSRGMCTSDRYTKEDCLAVLRLMDDIRDSWDMIFEAEMEK from the coding sequence ATGAAATGGGGAATTTTAGCAACAGGAACGATAGCAAGAAAATTTGCAGACACAGTAAACCATATGGATCCGGAAGCTGAAAAGCTGATAGCCTGTGCATCCCGTAATCTGGAGCATGGAAAAGCTTTTGCAGAAAAATACGGGATTCCAAAGGTTTATGGCAGTTACGGGGAAATGATGACAGATAGTGAAGTAGAAGCAGTTTATATCGCTACTCCTAATAATCTTCACTATGAAAACTGCCGTATGTGTCTGGAAGCAGGAAAACATGTTCTTTGCGAAAAGCCATTTACCCTTAGTACAGAGCAGGCGCAGGAACTGTTTGATCTGGCAGAAGAAAAGGGCCTGTTTATTATGGAAGCTTTCTGGATCCGTTTTCTACCTGCCTACGATAAGCTTCGTGCCATGCTTCGGGATGGTGTGATCGGAGAGGTAAACCGGATCACTTCCCAGTTTGGTTTTGTGGCAGAAGGCGCCAGGAGAGAGCGGAAATTTAAGTCAGAACTGGGCGGAGGTGCCTTGTTGGATATTGGCATCTATAATCTGGGATTTTTCCATATGATCACAGAAACAGCACCGGAAGGTTTTCAGTCAGAAGTCCATATGACAGAATATGGAACGGATGATTACAGCGAAATAGAACTGGAATATCCAGGCGGCTGCAGCGGTCATTGCATCCAGGCTATTGGAAAGCAGCTGGATCGTAATGCCCGTATCGAAGGCAGCGAAGGCGTTATTACAATAGCAGATTTCCAGTTTTTACAGGAATTTACAGTACAGTTAAAAGATGGCACTTCTTATATTGTAAAAGAGCCATTTAAGATCAATGGTTTTGAATATGAGATCGCAGAGACCAGCCGCTGTGTCAGCCGGGGCATGTGTACCAGTGACCGGTATACAAAAGAGGATTGCCTGGCAGTTTTACGATTGATGGATGATATCAGGGATTCCTGGGATATGATTTTTGAAGCGGAAATGGAAAAATAA
- a CDS encoding 50S ribosomal protein L25, which translates to MITLKAEKRDPQVKAKKLRREGFVTGVLYGKEMKENIALKFEEKEALRFMKDAKEGAQAALDIEGETVNAMVKNIDYDPMLKKVLALDFQALVAGEVVSATVPVHFLNEEIVQGVFEPELSEIHYKADPAHLLDPVEIDLAKLPSGTKNMYVKDLKLEEKGVNVSTPGDTQLFHIADFVKTDDDEETDDTATADKKAAAK; encoded by the coding sequence ATGATAACGTTAAAAGCAGAAAAAAGAGATCCCCAGGTAAAGGCAAAAAAATTAAGACGTGAAGGTTTTGTTACCGGTGTTTTATATGGTAAGGAAATGAAAGAAAATATCGCGTTAAAATTTGAAGAAAAAGAAGCATTGCGTTTTATGAAGGACGCAAAAGAAGGGGCACAGGCTGCTCTGGACATTGAAGGCGAGACTGTAAACGCCATGGTTAAAAATATTGATTATGACCCAATGCTTAAAAAGGTATTGGCTCTGGACTTTCAGGCACTAGTTGCCGGTGAAGTAGTATCCGCTACTGTTCCGGTGCATTTTCTCAACGAAGAGATCGTTCAGGGTGTCTTTGAACCGGAACTTTCTGAAATTCATTATAAAGCAGACCCGGCTCATCTTCTGGATCCTGTTGAGATCGACCTGGCAAAACTTCCGTCAGGTACAAAGAACATGTACGTAAAAGACCTGAAACTGGAAGAAAAAGGGGTAAATGTTTCCACTCCTGGTGATACCCAGCTGTTCCATATTGCTGATTTTGTCAAGACAGATGATGATGAAGAAACAGATGATACTGCCACAGCTGATAAAAAAGCTGCTGCCAAATAG
- a CDS encoding amidohydrolase family protein yields the protein MTADLIIKNANVFMTYRQCFEKRDVAVAGEKFYCVSPAIVYPGVKTIDAKGKYMIPGLIDIHMHIESSMTTPVEFSRVTLPYGVTTVVADAHEIANVFGVEGIKSFMSQKTEQDIFWAIPSSVPATNEMLETPGAFLYPEDAAKIASAPGVLCLGEIMNFKDLCAEGYSKTREMIRLCRQAAPLMRIEGHCPGLSGEDLNRFIYEGVDADHTQQTTQTVLEKADLGMFLELQLKSLRPEVVKVVCDKVLYENVALVTDDTMADKLAESQLNGIVKNAVEAGMPVEKAIYCATWTPARRMHLDDRGMIAPGKIADFALLESLEEMQPVMVFKSGSCVYEKGVLEEEQAEIQAGKLTEKQVEKVFSVGDFPEHFYHSVHCRSAVKEDFQIKVENRSAVFAEVNVIKISDFGTATTPVTRRLSVKNGYICWKEAGLSLAVVYERHGKNGNIAKALVEGTLKTPGAAATTWSHDSHNLLVVGNSEEDMELAQKKVRELQGGYVVYAGGKLAAQTALPIGGILSDQPMSVLGEQLGQVRKAMEDLGYDNNNVIMSMSTLCLPVSPRLKLTDFGLLEVKTQEKVPLIQNYFDKNGMRI from the coding sequence GGTCTGATCGATATCCATATGCATATTGAAAGCTCTATGACAACACCGGTGGAATTTTCCAGAGTCACACTTCCCTATGGTGTGACTACTGTTGTGGCAGATGCTCATGAAATAGCTAATGTGTTTGGCGTGGAAGGCATAAAAAGCTTTATGAGCCAGAAAACAGAACAGGATATTTTCTGGGCGATCCCTTCCAGCGTACCGGCTACTAATGAAATGTTGGAGACACCGGGAGCCTTTCTTTATCCTGAGGATGCAGCGAAAATAGCTTCGGCTCCGGGGGTGCTCTGCCTGGGAGAGATAATGAACTTTAAGGATCTTTGTGCTGAAGGGTACAGTAAGACAAGGGAGATGATCCGGCTTTGCAGGCAAGCGGCGCCTTTGATGCGTATTGAAGGCCATTGTCCGGGACTTTCCGGGGAAGACTTAAACCGCTTTATCTATGAGGGGGTGGATGCGGACCACACTCAGCAGACAACTCAGACTGTATTAGAAAAAGCGGATCTTGGAATGTTTTTGGAGCTGCAGCTTAAGTCTTTGCGGCCGGAAGTAGTAAAGGTTGTCTGTGATAAGGTATTATATGAAAATGTAGCTCTGGTCACTGATGACACCATGGCAGATAAGCTGGCAGAGAGTCAGTTAAATGGGATTGTAAAGAACGCTGTAGAAGCTGGTATGCCTGTAGAAAAGGCAATCTACTGTGCTACATGGACACCTGCAAGGAGGATGCATTTAGATGACCGGGGAATGATCGCACCGGGAAAGATTGCAGATTTTGCTCTTTTAGAATCTCTTGAAGAAATGCAGCCGGTCATGGTATTTAAAAGTGGAAGCTGCGTATATGAAAAAGGTGTACTGGAAGAAGAACAGGCAGAAATACAGGCGGGAAAGCTGACAGAAAAGCAAGTAGAAAAGGTTTTTTCTGTGGGAGATTTCCCGGAGCATTTTTATCATTCGGTCCACTGCCGGTCGGCTGTAAAAGAGGATTTTCAGATCAAAGTGGAAAATCGGTCGGCTGTTTTTGCAGAGGTAAATGTGATAAAAATATCGGATTTTGGCACTGCCACAACACCTGTTACACGGAGATTATCTGTTAAAAACGGATATATCTGCTGGAAGGAAGCAGGACTGTCCCTGGCAGTAGTGTATGAGCGTCATGGAAAAAATGGAAATATAGCCAAAGCGCTGGTAGAAGGCACCTTAAAAACGCCGGGAGCAGCAGCAACTACCTGGTCTCATGACAGCCACAATCTTCTTGTTGTGGGAAATAGCGAGGAAGATATGGAACTTGCCCAGAAAAAGGTGAGAGAGCTTCAGGGAGGATATGTGGTGTATGCTGGTGGAAAGCTGGCGGCGCAGACAGCTCTTCCTATAGGGGGCATTTTATCGGATCAGCCGATGTCTGTTCTGGGAGAACAGCTGGGGCAGGTGCGAAAGGCTATGGAAGATCTGGGCTATGACAATAATAATGTGATCATGTCCATGTCTACATTGTGCCTTCCGGTATCGCCAAGACTGAAGCTGACGGATTTCGGATTGTTAGAGGTAAAGACCCAGGAGAAAGTGCCTTTAATCCAGAATTATTTTGATAAAAATGGAATGAGGATCTGA
- a CDS encoding amidohydrolase, with protein sequence MKTIIQNGIVVTMDQQMHVWDHGYVIIDGTKIVEVGPESGLMDRKAVLSRAGEIWQEKDARRGIIMPGMINTHSHLGMIPFRGLGDDCKDRLRVFLLPMESQAMDGELAAASARYGICELLLSGVTTVLDMYYFEEKVAHVMDQMGIRGIAGETVMEDATCDSSCAEEALEQGVDLIRTYRNHPRVKGALTPHGTTTCSGEHMKMALEEDIKGNTVFTLHTAEMDYEITYLAEKYQMSPVEYLNSLGLLGAHTLTAHSIRLTETDCRLLAETKTNVAHCIGSNTKAAKGVAPVAQLRSLGVNVGLGTDGPASGNTLDLFTQMRMCENFHKNTLKDRSAFPAKEIVKMATIEGAKALGLGDVTGSLELGKEADLVIIETDSSNMFPVYDPYSALVYSAFASNVRDVYISGKCLVEEKRLVKENLADIRMALRENMERTKFKEMKALT encoded by the coding sequence GTGAAAACGATCATTCAAAATGGAATTGTAGTGACCATGGATCAGCAGATGCATGTGTGGGATCATGGTTATGTGATAATAGACGGAACAAAAATTGTGGAAGTAGGACCTGAAAGTGGGCTGATGGATAGAAAGGCAGTTTTGTCCCGGGCAGGAGAAATCTGGCAGGAAAAGGATGCCCGAAGAGGGATCATCATGCCGGGAATGATCAATACCCACAGTCATCTGGGGATGATTCCTTTCAGAGGCTTGGGGGATGACTGTAAGGATCGTTTGCGGGTATTTCTGCTTCCTATGGAATCTCAGGCAATGGACGGGGAGCTGGCAGCGGCATCTGCCAGATATGGCATTTGTGAACTGCTGCTTTCCGGTGTGACTACGGTTCTGGATATGTATTATTTTGAGGAAAAAGTAGCCCATGTCATGGATCAGATGGGTATCCGGGGAATTGCAGGGGAGACAGTTATGGAAGATGCCACATGTGATTCATCTTGTGCAGAGGAAGCTCTGGAACAGGGGGTGGATCTAATACGGACTTACAGAAACCATCCAAGAGTGAAAGGTGCACTGACCCCACATGGAACTACTACCTGCAGTGGAGAACATATGAAAATGGCGTTGGAAGAGGATATAAAGGGAAATACGGTTTTTACCCTCCATACTGCGGAAATGGATTATGAAATAACGTATCTGGCAGAAAAATACCAGATGAGCCCTGTGGAGTACCTTAATTCCCTGGGGCTTTTAGGAGCACATACGCTGACAGCCCATAGTATCCGCCTGACAGAGACAGATTGCAGGCTGCTGGCGGAAACGAAAACCAATGTAGCCCACTGTATTGGTTCCAACACTAAGGCAGCAAAAGGAGTGGCACCGGTAGCGCAGCTTCGCAGTCTGGGAGTGAATGTAGGTCTTGGTACGGATGGACCTGCCAGCGGAAATACGCTGGATCTGTTTACCCAGATGCGTATGTGTGAAAATTTCCACAAAAACACCTTAAAGGACAGAAGCGCTTTTCCTGCAAAAGAGATTGTAAAAATGGCAACCATTGAAGGCGCAAAAGCTTTAGGACTGGGAGATGTGACCGGTTCTTTAGAACTTGGAAAAGAGGCGGATCTGGTGATCATCGAAACAGATTCTTCTAATATGTTTCCTGTATATGATCCTTATTCAGCTTTGGTCTACAGTGCCTTTGCGTCTAATGTACGGGATGTATATATATCCGGAAAGTGCCTGGTAGAAGAAAAAAGGCTGGTAAAAGAAAATCTGGCAGATATCCGGATGGCTCTGAGAGAGAACATGGAACGGACAAAATTTAAAGAAATGAAGGCTCTGACCTGA
- a CDS encoding DUF1266 domain-containing protein encodes MDRKFFRHIGGMMLLVCSLAVISPVTAFAGWQKEGDTYAYYEDDGTRVVNAFRKSGNQWFYLDEDGHLLKNCEREIDGKVYVFNERGAVVPSAAKKSGGSKESADSDFSAISSRQQYLNKTANPYMNNKTIQWINATCAILTRHNAGNIRAFGGSLKLDGKEENGAELDKTTREQTRKMLKQSWGVTDRASADEALEELLDSAKDSGSAWDYSRVESNLGFYYLADYYTEKEALDKALEVAKEIQECFGSWDDFVDSYLEGYEDATGDSSGERAELYENLKASQWNPYSVSWNTKLKKNW; translated from the coding sequence ATGGATAGAAAATTTTTCAGACATATAGGAGGTATGATGCTTCTGGTCTGTAGTCTGGCAGTGATAAGTCCTGTGACTGCATTTGCCGGCTGGCAGAAAGAAGGCGATACCTATGCCTATTATGAAGATGATGGTACCAGAGTGGTAAATGCCTTCCGCAAATCTGGAAACCAGTGGTTCTATCTGGATGAGGATGGACATTTATTAAAGAACTGCGAGCGGGAGATCGATGGTAAGGTATATGTTTTTAATGAGAGAGGTGCTGTTGTTCCATCTGCTGCAAAAAAGTCAGGTGGGAGCAAAGAAAGCGCAGATTCTGATTTTTCCGCCATCAGCAGCAGACAGCAGTATCTGAATAAGACAGCTAATCCTTATATGAACAATAAGACAATCCAGTGGATCAATGCCACCTGTGCTATCCTTACAAGGCATAATGCAGGAAATATCCGCGCATTTGGAGGCAGCCTGAAATTGGATGGAAAAGAGGAAAACGGAGCAGAACTGGATAAAACCACCAGAGAGCAGACAAGAAAGATGTTAAAGCAGAGCTGGGGGGTTACAGACAGGGCATCAGCAGATGAAGCATTGGAAGAACTTCTTGATTCTGCAAAAGACAGTGGTTCTGCCTGGGATTACAGCCGTGTGGAGTCTAATCTGGGATTTTATTATCTGGCAGATTATTATACAGAAAAAGAAGCACTGGATAAGGCACTGGAAGTGGCAAAGGAGATCCAGGAATGCTTTGGTTCATGGGATGATTTTGTAGATAGTTATTTGGAAGGATATGAGGATGCTACAGGTGACAGCTCCGGTGAAAGAGCAGAACTGTATGAAAACCTTAAGGCCAGCCAGTGGAATCCATACTCTGTAAGCTGGAATACAAAATTAAAGAAGAATTGGTAG
- a CDS encoding DUF6198 family protein, which produces MNQKKVTLRGELALLIVILINSMGVVLMLRSGSGISAISSVPYAFSLVFPALTLGTWTYIFQGLLVLSLMLLKKRFVPSYLFSFVAGFAFGKMVDIHEVWINTLPLTIPLRIFYFAASYLILCFGIALSNRCKLPVIPTDLFPRDLSGIIKRPYPKVKITFDVTCLFLTACMTFLCLGHISGLGIGTVAAAFTMGKTIGLIGEAIDKKVEFVSVLSK; this is translated from the coding sequence ATGAATCAGAAAAAAGTCACTCTTCGCGGAGAACTTGCCCTGCTGATCGTTATCCTGATCAACAGCATGGGCGTTGTTTTAATGCTGCGCTCCGGCTCCGGCATTTCCGCTATTTCCAGCGTCCCCTATGCCTTTTCCCTTGTATTTCCGGCTTTGACCCTTGGAACCTGGACCTATATTTTCCAGGGGCTTCTGGTTTTAAGCCTGATGCTCTTAAAAAAGAGATTTGTTCCCAGCTATTTGTTCAGCTTTGTAGCAGGGTTTGCTTTTGGAAAAATGGTAGATATCCATGAAGTCTGGATCAACACTCTGCCTCTTACCATTCCCCTCCGGATATTTTATTTTGCAGCAAGTTATCTGATCCTCTGCTTCGGTATCGCCCTTTCTAACCGCTGCAAACTCCCGGTCATCCCAACTGACCTGTTTCCAAGAGACCTCTCCGGGATCATCAAACGCCCTTACCCAAAAGTCAAGATCACCTTTGACGTAACCTGCCTTTTTCTTACCGCCTGTATGACTTTCCTCTGCCTGGGACATATTTCCGGCCTTGGCATTGGTACTGTAGCCGCAGCTTTTACCATGGGAAAAACCATTGGACTGATCGGGGAAGCTATTGATAAGAAAGTGGAATTTGTGTCTGTATTAAGTAAATAA